AATATTAAATATCCCAAACATTTAAGTTCAGGACATTTAATATTCATACCATGAAACAATATCACGAAAGCAATCTCTTTAATAGAATAAAATGGTATGCAAGTGATATTTGTTTTCTAATCTGCCATTGCTTATTTGCTCATTGTTTGCCATTTTTATGTTCTCATCATTGGTTTACATCTATAAGTTCATTAGCAATGACAATATATTATtactaataaatataaaatagtcCATTCGATTACTGCATTTGCTTGGTAATAATGTaagatcctcaagtatctaaagATTCTCAAACATCTTTGGATGCCTTTACAGAGGTCATCTCGAATTTTAGATGCCCTTCTCAACATAGATTTTTAAAATCCGTGTGTTGAGTGCATCTCCAAACCTTCTATCTtttttcataatatatatatatatatatatataattatctttttgaaaaaaaaaaaataataactaaaatcatagaactataataatttaaaaatgaattcaaattaataaaaacaaacatgttatataaattcaaattatattgaTTATAAGTTAATGAATAGTCGTGAAGTCATTCCTGAAACATTAGGTAATTTAAGACATTCTAAAATAGAAATCCTATAAAACAAATATGGTTATCCAAGTATTCCCAATatcttcaaaaatattttttttttaggaaatatCTTAAAAAGTATTactacaaaacaaaaataattatctaaaattgatttttacttGTTTGActcttcttcatatttcaaCCCCGCAAGTGAGAGGAGTTTTAgatgataaaaaattaaatttacctttacccaaaaacttaagttgacgaatgaaggtaaatttaatataatatctaaCATAGACATCTAAAAATTCCAGTTATCtacatttttaagaaaaaaaacaaacgaTCCTAAAAGTGATCGAAGATTCGAATTCTCCTCTCATATTTATTGTACTacacaaattataaatatgtattTCTAAACTGGAAATAGTTTAAATACACAAAAAACATAATTCAAACCAAAATCAACTTAAAACACAACAGAAAAGTGGAAacattttatgaaaaatattttctgtTTGACTTGGGGGAAAACAAAGTCGAATGATCTTACAGTATCCATGTTGTACCTTAgcaatttttttggttttttaaaaatgatactATTTACATTGCTTTCAAGAATAAAGATATTCTTGTATAGTTTGCAGTTGATCtttttataagttaaaatttCCCTTTATTAATTATGGAAATTTACTTACAAGGCTATATACAAATCAACTTTTTTAGGAGTCATGCTCTTATTTTGGTTTTGCTTCAAAAtagggagagaaaaaaaatgattccGCGCAACTCTTATACTCCTCATTTATTAACCACATAAAAatagaattagaaaaaaatatatatctttaagaaaacaaaaatatcacATAGCATTATTTTATTGCACAATACTTATGATGCACTGAGATAGGTGCATTCAAGAGAGtacccaaattttttttaacaaaaaagaagaaaaagaaccgGACAATAAGAAGATATCAAATAACTAGACACAACATCTAGGAGTattcaaaaacttgatgacctGATAAATCCaatcaacccaactcaactcgTACTCTTTTGGTTGGCTTATGAACTCATttgggttgagttcaaataaatgaaaattttatgaattaGGTTGGTTCATGGATTCACTTCAAATAATCAACTTATTATTAATATAGAAAATGTATGTTTTTagagttgttttcaaaaatagaaaaatgagtcagcttacttataaatattacaaaattttattgtctatcaatgatagatagaCACCGAtatatagtgacattttgttatatttgaaatatttttaacaattttattatttaaaacaattataattattattatttactatcaatacaattatatatgcatttgcatatatttattttaatttcacttaatttcataattttttttagataatttattctccaacgaTTAATGGTAGCAAAACCATCTTTCCGACTTTATTCCTTCTATGACATGAGTCCCATGACATGACAACAACTAATCATAGAGTctgattaaaataataaataagaaagtcgaaaatcaaaagtcaaaatatcaagaggtttttttttttttttttccatgaagAGTGTATTTAAGTTACTTTAaggattaaaattaaattcttaaGAAAATAGAACCTAGAATGAAAAGTAGAACGAAAAATTTGAGGGACCAAGACCACATTATTAAACCTGATTGATTGTAAATGAATCTCAGATGATTAATGTCTTTCAAACTGCCAAGAGTGGCTGCGATTTGGATGGagcttaattaaataaatgagcaatttatgaagctTTATTAGAACTCAAAACCATAAAAAGTACTCAGCAAGCATACGACTCAGAAATAGTAACTTGCTGCAGCTTCAGTAAGAAAACGACGAACGACAGATTCGACCACCTTATACTTACTCAAGATAATTGAAATCGCAACGACACTTGTAGCCATGCTTCTTAGGCATTCAAGTAGATTTTTAAAACAGAACCATTGCTGTTTTTCCATATCCAAGACTCTTACATTGACTGGATAATCCGCTTTGCTCGAACAAGACCCCAAGGAGAAGATGTCATTTAGAAACTCTTATCAACCTCCTCGTCACATTCAACTGGAAATCTTCCTGTACTATGGCCACCAATCTTCCCAAACGACCCCAAAGCTGATAAGCTCTTGAAGCTACTACTGCCCTCACTGAAATTTGACTTTCTCGACCGCCTTAGTTTTGATGAATTAATTTCAGGTTCTGCATTATCAGTCACCTTGATCTTTGCCACGTGTAGTTGAGTAATGCTGCTCCGACAAAAAGGGCAAAGCGGGGCGGTAGGACAATTGCTCGAGCTATTTGGCTTCTTGTAACAGCATAAAGCTAGGGTGCAATGGGCACACATTTGATGACCACAAGGATCAACCTCTAAAGTGCAGGCCTGCTCAAAGCATATGCAGCATAACTCGAGATCGCACCCCTGTTCGAAAATTTCCCCAAGAGAATAAGAATCAGAATATGTGCAGTTTGAGACAACTATGATAGTATGTTTCACTCGTTAGAAGTTGTATCTTTACATCGCAACAGTTTAGCTGGGTCGCCGAGGCCATTCTAATGGATGATTATAGCTAGAAGGATTCATGTGTTCACATATATATGGATGTTTTGCTCTGTGTTTTCatgtttttgtgtttttggtATATGGATGTTTTCGTGCCCTAAATGTAGCTGAAAATTGAAATGCGTGCGATACTTAAGCGTCACAGTAATATCCAGTCATTTGTTAACTTCAAAATCCCAATTCACAGCAAGTACAGAGTTATTTCTAGTGTAATAGTAAAATCTCAAATATGCCTATTGAAGAattttcttcaacaaatttcATGCATTATTGATTTTAAACAATATGAATCATCTGCCTCACGAAATCTCAAGAGGAAAAATCAATATTACCTCAGATTCTGCATCATCGAACTCAACATCAGATTGTAAAGGAGATGGAGGTGAGTAGGAATTCTCCTTCAAAATGGCCTTCTCTCTCTCCATGTTTGCTTCCACCAAGGCCCTCTCTAGCAGAGCTTTTGCCTCTTGATTTAGCTCATTGATGAATTTCAGTTTTGATGGCCAGACAAGAGGTTCTGCTGCTGCAGGATTAAGCAAGGCAGCACACATCCAATTCTTGCGCTTCATAGCAACCGTGTAAGGTATTCTCCTGCAATCAAGTGCCGACAAGTTCAAAAAATTAAGATTGAACAACTGCAGTTAAAAATTTCCAAGAAATTGTGATTGAAAGTGAGCAACAACTTGACAAGATGCTATTGTCCTAGGACGTTAATGCTATTTATAATCATGATTCACTAGTTCGTGATTTCAAAGGAAGAGTCACCAATGTTGTTCTGAAAGCACGTAATCCGTGAGAacagaaaaataagaaaaaagaactCTGAAAAACAGGCACCAGACATTTTCACTGAATTTTTGTTCCAAGAAAACGTATCAAGACAACAAAGTTCTATAGTAAAGCTTAAGTTATATGCaatagtttttgaaatataattacttttgcAATTTCTTCAAGAAGCTACAAGAACTCATTGGAAGACCTCGTAGAGATTCTTCACCAAATACATACTGCATCTCCTTTCCAAAGTTACAAAAGAAACCTCATAATGAAAATATCATGAAGTTTTTCTTCGGATAATATGTCTGAAGGATGAATTAAGGCATCAAGGGGAGGTACAGAGGAGTGAATTATGGAAACTATAAACCTAACatgcgtttttttttttggacgaAGTGTGGGTTTTAGAAGTTTAGGTTTACATATTTAGGACTTATGTAGCTCGTGGGATTAGCAGCTCCGACACTTGGACTATTCAATGACATACTAGATGAAGGCTCAGTTTCAACGTCAAATAGTAGAAGCCTAACTAGTGAGTCAGATGCCCCGGGACTTGGAATAAGAGCTCAACAATGAGGGATACAGGAAAAGAGTGATCAGTTCATAGAACTTGCGCTTACCCAGCTGAATCCACTTGTAATCTTTCTGCTCCCCACGCAAGCAATTCTCGAACACATTCTAAAGAACCACTTCTAGAAGCTAGATGAAGAGGCGAACTCCCTGGATAGCTACAGAAAATCAATGTAATCTctcttaattttaaagaaagatcAGCTTATACAAATACAACCTACATCACAATCTGCTTAGATATGTACCCATAAGTACAAGTTAAAGCACAAACAAGAGCTCCATTTGCCAAAAGGATCTGGATGCACTGTGGCTGTCTTCGACGTGCAGCTATATGCAATGGAGTGGCACCTCCTCCATCTCGAATGTTCACGTATCTGATAAATCCCCTGCCAATGACATCCATTTCAAAGTAAATACAGCATCAAAACACAGGAGATCGAGATCTGTGGCAACGAGAAACTGACCAAGTGGCTGCAACTGGAGCTGAATGGGCAGCAGAAATTATGGCTTCTAAGCAATCTGAGTGACCATAATAAGCAGCATAATGCAGGCAGGTTCGGCGATTTAGAGAATCAAACATAAGAATCTAGTAAAATCATGAAAACAACACATCGTTAATGATTACTTTGTAATTAAAATAAGCATACAccaaaaaaattcaataaatcaTACAAATTGGGACACAAACGTTTGCTCCTGCTTCAATAAGTTTCTGCACACAGGATATCTTCCCATTCATTGTAGCCAGCATTAATGGAGTCTAAGTCGATCACAgccaaaatcaaattaaaccaaaagaGGAGATACAGAGAGCAAACAAAATGGATTAACAAGAACATACTCAAATTGATTCTAGTTGAAATCCTCACCTGTTTGTTGCGATTCAACACATCGGGATTCACAGACCGATCCAAGAGGAAAGAAAGAATCTGATTAAACAGCAAAAGTTTCCACCAATGTCCAATTATTGATTCACCAAACAAGAaaacgaaagaaaaaaaagaaagaaagaaacccACCTCGATCTGACCATAAGCAGCTGCGATGTGCAGAGCAGACATCCTCGAACGAGGAGTGGTCTGTTCCAAGACAGTTGGATCAGCTTTTACCATAGTCTCAACAAGCTCCAAATCCCCATTCTGCACAGCTCGGAACAGCCCATTTTCAAGGCGTTCGCCGCAGCTCAAGCCCTGACCCATCACCTCTCCGGCCGGTTACCGTCGTCAGCACATGGAGAGGTGCCCAGCAACTGGTTCACGCGCCACCGCGTGCGGTGGTTGTGCTGGTGGATTGGGGCGTTGCTGTAGCTAAACGCTGATTGTTGAAAGGGAAATTTCTTCTCCTTCGGCTGCTTTGTCTGTTTTGACCCTTTTTGTGTGAAATTTATGACTATTGCTATCTGAATTTGACcccttctcttctcttctcctcTGAATCCGAGtgctgtttttatttttattttattaattaagaaaAAGCAGATAgaatttagtcaattaattattacattaattgattaatctcaattgcttttctttttttctctcactTTTTCTTAAGTTTCAAAAGAATTAGGCTACACGGTTGGTGACGTGAAACTTTTAcggtaagattttttttttaaaaaaattatattaatactgttttcttttttggtttaggatgtttttatttaattagcaaAATATCCATTTATACTCCCTTAAACTTGGAATAATATCAATTAAAATAcgaactaataattgtatcaatttaaatcatgaacttttataattaattttgtatattattgattaattaacttGATCATAATAATATTATGAATAAACCCAACAAAGGAAATAaaccaagaaagaaaaaaactagaTAAGTAAAAATACAggaaaataataattgaaataaattctaattaacTTTTAACACCTCCCTCAAATTCAAGGTGGTAGAGTAACAACCAACTTGTGTTTGTGAAGCGACCAACTGAAGTTGATCACGGAAACTAAAGAAAACTCCCGAATCAAATCAGACAGATCTAGGCTGGAGACAGAACCCACGAAGAACTAAAACATAGAAAACTTCTGGGTCGAAGATAAAGATGCTCATAGAGAGACTTAAAACAGAACCTACGAACTACTGATTTGAAAACGGAACAGAGATTATGGAAGatcagaaaacaaaacaaaggcTGAAACCTAAAACAAGAACGCAGAATCAACAGGTGAATCAAATATGGACCTACCTCCGTCGATAGAGGCAAAGATCGGATAGAAGCGAAggctaaaaaaatttaaatcttagGACTTAGAGCTCCATattgattttgtatattattgaataatttactGGATCATAA
This DNA window, taken from Benincasa hispida cultivar B227 unplaced genomic scaffold, ASM972705v1 Contig66, whole genome shotgun sequence, encodes the following:
- the LOC120069895 gene encoding putative E3 ubiquitin-protein ligase XBAT31 isoform X1, with the translated sequence MGQGLSCGERLENGLFRAVQNGDLELVETMVKADPTVLEQTTPRSRMSALHIAAAYGQIEILSFLLDRSVNPDVLNRNKQTPLMLATMNGKISCVQKLIEAGANILMFDSLNRRTCLHYAAYYGHSDCLEAIISAAHSAPVAATWGFIRYVNIRDGGGATPLHIAARRRQPQCIQILLANGALVCALTCTYGYPGSSPLHLASRSGSLECVRELLAWGAERLQVDSAGRIPYTVAMKRKNWMCAALLNPAAAEPLVWPSKLKFINELNQEAKALLERALVEANMEREKAILKENSYSPPSPLQSDVEFDDAESEGCDLELCCICFEQACTLEVDPCGHQMCAHCTLALCCYKKPNSSSNCPTAPLCPFCRSSITQLHVAKIKVTDNAEPEINSSKLRRSRKSNFSEGSSSFKSLSALGSFGKIGGHSTGRFPVECDEEVDKSF
- the LOC120069895 gene encoding putative E3 ubiquitin-protein ligase XBAT31 isoform X2, which gives rise to MGRYPVCRNLLKQEQTFVSQFILMFDSLNRRTCLHYAAYYGHSDCLEAIISAAHSAPVAATWGFIRYVNIRDGGGATPLHIAARRRQPQCIQILLANGALVCALTCTYGYPGSSPLHLASRSGSLECVRELLAWGAERLQVDSAGRIPYTVAMKRKNWMCAALLNPAAAEPLVWPSKLKFINELNQEAKALLERALVEANMEREKAILKENSYSPPSPLQSDVEFDDAESEGCDLELCCICFEQACTLEVDPCGHQMCAHCTLALCCYKKPNSSSNCPTAPLCPFCRSSITQLHVAKIKVTDNAEPEINSSKLRRSRKSNFSEGSSSFKSLSALGSFGKIGGHSTGRFPVECDEEVDKSF